The sequence GTGCGTTCATGGGGATGTCTCCTGGCAGGTCCGGGCCGCGGCGCCTCAGGCGAGGTCGAGGCAGGCGTACTTGAGCGTGGTGAATTCCTCGAGCCCGGCGCGGGCGCCCTCGCGCCCGAGGCCGGACTGCTTGACGCCGCCGAAGGGGATGGGGGCGCCGGTGATCTTCACGCGGTTGATCGCCACCATGCCGAAGCGCAGCCGCTTCGTGAGGCGCAAAGCCCGGCCGAGGTCCCGGGTGACGACATAGGCGACGAGGCCGTACTCGGTGGCGTTGGCGCGGGCGACGACCTCGTCCTCGCTCTCGAACGGCGTCACGGCGGCGACGGGGCCGAAGGTCTCCTCGCGCATGATCAGCGCGTCGTCGGGCACGTCGGCGAGAAGCGTCGGAGCGACGAAGCAGCCGCCGCGCGGATGCGGCGCGCCGCCGACGAGGACCCGCGCACCGCGCGCTCGCGCGTCCGCGACCTGCGCGGCGATCTTCGCCACCGCCCGCTCGTGCATCATCGGCCCGATCGCGACGTCGGGCTCGAGGCCGTCCCCGACGCGCAGGGCGGCGATCCGCTCCGCGAAGCGGGCGAGGAAGGCGTCGTAGAGGCGCGCGTGGACGTAGATGCGGTTCGCGGCGAGGCAGTCCTGGCCGGAGGTCGCGAACTTGGCGTCCAGGGCGATTTCGACGGCGCGGTCGAGATCGGCGTCCTCGAACACGACGAGCGGCGCATGGCCGCCGAGCTCCATGACGAGGTGCTTCATCGTCGGCGCGCAGCGCGCGGCGACGAGACGGCCGATCTCGGTGGACCCGGTGAAGCTGAGCGCGCCGACCCGAACATCGTCGGCGAGCGCGCCGACGATCGTCTCGGCGTCGCCGGTGACGACGTTGAGGACGCCCGCCGGCAGGCCCGCGCGCTCGGCGAGCTCGGCGAGCGCAAGCGCCGAGAACGGCGTGTGGTGCGAGGGATGCGCGACGACCGTGCAGCCGGCCGCGAGGGCCGCTGCGGCCTTTCGGGTGAGCATGGCGGAGGGGAAGTTCCAGGGCGTGATCAGCGCGGCGACGCCGATCGGCTCGCGGGTGACGAGGCTCTGCGCGCCCGGCAGATGGCTCGCCGATGTCTCGGCGCCGACGCGCGTCGCCTCCTCGGCATACCAGGCGACGAAGGAGGCCCCGTAGGCGATCTCGCCCCGGGCCTCGGCCAGAGGCTTGCCCTGCTCGAGCGTCATCAGCAGCGCGAGGTCCTCCGCGGCGGCGAGGATCGCGGCGTGCCAGGCGCGAAGACGCTCGGCGCGCTCCTGCGGCAGGAGCGCCGCCCAGCCGGCCTGCGCGCGCGCGGCCGCGTCGACGGCGCGCGCGGTCTCGTGCGCATCGAGGGCCGTCACCCAGCCGAGCCCGGCGCCGCTCGCCGGATCGGTGACGGCGAAACCGGCGCCGGCCTCCCCCGCGACCCAGCGGCCGTCGACATAGGAGAGCTCGCGCAG comes from Salinarimonas sp. and encodes:
- a CDS encoding NAD-dependent succinate-semialdehyde dehydrogenase is translated as MTAHVSRPDRHPALARLADKRLLRELSYVDGRWVAGEAGAGFAVTDPASGAGLGWVTALDAHETARAVDAAARAQAGWAALLPQERAERLRAWHAAILAAAEDLALLMTLEQGKPLAEARGEIAYGASFVAWYAEEATRVGAETSASHLPGAQSLVTREPIGVAALITPWNFPSAMLTRKAAAALAAGCTVVAHPSHHTPFSALALAELAERAGLPAGVLNVVTGDAETIVGALADDVRVGALSFTGSTEIGRLVAARCAPTMKHLVMELGGHAPLVVFEDADLDRAVEIALDAKFATSGQDCLAANRIYVHARLYDAFLARFAERIAALRVGDGLEPDVAIGPMMHERAVAKIAAQVADARARGARVLVGGAPHPRGGCFVAPTLLADVPDDALIMREETFGPVAAVTPFESEDEVVARANATEYGLVAYVVTRDLGRALRLTKRLRFGMVAINRVKITGAPIPFGGVKQSGLGREGARAGLEEFTTLKYACLDLA